TAGGAACTCACTTCCCTATTATATCTAAAATCTTAAAGCATTCTCTACTCGGTAGATAAACAGGTAATATTTTTGGACCTACATTTTCACATCTGcccttagatcattaagtaattacttaaaaGCATCTGccctataaataatattgtacgcaattaaaacaatattgctCTTAATGTGACGTTTtggtataataatttctaCAATGTTGATAATACTTTCGCTTACATTGAGCAATTTATTTAAGCCATTAATTTTCCAATAATCATTTCCAATACTGACGctacattattaaaatttaatgcttacttaataaacaacaaacattttaaaacgttagtggataaattataagaaataaaagaggCAGCAAATATTCTTTACTTCTTGTCTCTTTCATTCCTTTAAAATTACATGAGATCgtatttttaagtgaaacctaggcgcgttgagagtataCGAGagttttggtatctttgaatcttgccaaagaagtctcacttctgacacgtataCTCGGcatacacgctctttttttatcCGAGTCacttttacttttaagatcagaaatttttggttacgataacgtatttttattaaaattatcaaataaatatataaatactttcATATAACGATTGTGATATTATTTAGTGCAGTTTCATCTGGTAGGTATCCATAGTAAGTGCTATAAAAGACTTTAGTCATCTTTTCatcgtaaaattattattcttgtGATTCGCCTTCGAGTCTTCAGTATCCCTTCATGTATAATTCTAGGCTTATTTCGTTAATGATTCTTTTTAAAGTGCTTCTTATAATCCTTCCTCGTTAAAACTATATTACACTCATTGCATTCTATCTtctcttttttatattcaatagGATATAAATCCGAAACATCAACATCTTCTGTATCATCATTAACTATTGTCTCGTCGAATTCTGTTTTCCGAACTAACAATTTATACTCTGTGACCTTTGTCATTTCCgctatattatctgtattcgAAACTCTTTCGAACCAAACGTCGTTGACGTTTTTCTTCAAGAAGATCGGTATCTTCGATTTGAGGTTGTAGTGGTTGGATCGGATGTGGTATTTAAGTCTTTTCAGTTGGGCGAAGGCTTGGTTACACGCTGCGCATGCGTGTTTGCCTGCAATTATTCTGTGGAAGTAAGGTGTTAGGTGTTGCCACATCATAATATTCTTACAAGTATAGAACGCATTTGTTTCGAAGAAGGTTAGATATGAAGCGATCTAATTAAGAAAAGGACTACCGCCACAATGTCtctaaatgtaatttgaaattaCGATTGAGAACGGTTACATTTTACtcttacctacataaaatttgCATACAAACGTTAACTACTTAACGTTTGTATGCAAATTTCATGAtctctttaatttctttttaattaacagCTATCACGTCATTTGGCGCAAAGCCAATCCTATTCTAAGTTAGATTGCATAGAATCGCTTTAGGTGGTCCAGGGCTTagaatacatataattatactGAGGTAGAAACGGCATATTACCTACGCGTAAAAACACATTCCGTTTGAAGTCAGTTATTTTAGCTTGGATGATGGATACGTTACTCTTTTCGGCTAAtagtttaaatgtatattCTATCTTTGTCTAACGCGGAACGGCTTTAACTGCTAATTTGCTCGCATAAACCGCTTCTACGTCAgtttatatatgttttttttttaaccacTGTCTACACATTAGTCTTCCCTTAAATTGCGTCCGAAAAATCGCTGTTTACATAAATACGCGAATCTCAAGACAAGTAGCGAGTGTAATATTTACGATGCGCGTTCGTTATTCGCATCGCTATACTGTGATTGTGTAAATGCACCCTAAGACTGTAACAAAACATCGAACTTCGTGTTCGAAAAGTGGTTCTCCTTGAACCACTTTTCGAACAGTGTAAAAACGGCAAATGCTTCCAAAATGCAAAGGCAAATACTCACATTAGAGAGTTCGATGATCTGTTAAGCCAGCTAATCACGTATCtgccgcaggggcaatattggaacaacCTCGGTTGATCGGTGGTCGGAGCAATTCCAGAtgttctctaaattgcccctgcatgcctatacacatcacaattaaggAGCCAATTTAGGGTACAaatccaatattgcccctgctgcagACGTAGGTGAGTAACCggttttataatgtactagtGTAGGAGCACCCTTATGCCAATGTCTATGTCGCATACATTCTAATCAAGAAGATTCTAATTCTAATGGAAATCATCTGactacaaacaaaaaatttgtatttattatatttgatgcGATAAGAGCGTAAATAATCATCATGAATCATGACCGAAACaaaatacctacaataattattattgtcgcctatctatttacataattgtgttaggtaggtattttattttaatacgtggttaaattattatacctaatatcTATTAACAACTTgataatgtaggtaataatatttatctgaCTGAGcgttatctattaaaaaaaaaattattatattggcctaagctgaaaaaaaaattaaataaatattataaaaccttTTCACGACTTTAGTCGACGTAGGTGGaggcatttcaatttttggTTTATCATTTGAAATAGTTTCTGTATTCTTATCTTCTGATTGTTCAGTCATAACACTGTAGAAATTGTACACAATTGCAAACTtctattcatttttacgttctgtaataacatattttaattaataaattcacaatTTGTTAGTAATGTTCAATTTTTATTGCTTCGaatggatttttatttatggcgAATTGCGTCAGTAAATTCTTATCGATTTATTCACTATTCCACTGTaagaaagttaaaaaaataataataattggaatATTATTTCGTTAACTCGATGTTGATACCAATAACCAAACTTGAATAGTCCATCGATACTTTCTTCAAAATTTATTGccagtattaaaaatatgacattTGTGAATAAGCTAAACATGAGTcattaaacaacattttttttgtatcttgAAGCctcagttaaaaaaaaaattatgctatagcacaaaaataaattttattcaacaaaTTCTTGACTACAACAATTACAAAATTCTGCAGGAATAAATCGTACTGTGAATGGGCTCTTTATTGTGTCACTCTTGACAAGTGACAGCATCAATGACCGCAACTTGAAATTTTAGATCTGATTTATTTGGCCTTGGCCCTTGTGTTTTACTTTTTCAGAAAATCCTTTGAAATCAGTAAATCTCATTATAGTAACTTAAAGTTTTTTTACTGTTCACGTAAAACTGAAAAGGAATGCacaataaagtttaataattgaaatcattaatataaaaacgtaTTATGTGGAGGCGAAAATGGGTAAAAATAAGATGATAGCAAAAAGCTGCCCCAAATGTGAATTacaggtaatattttttacaatgtgTGTGTGATGAGAAATTGAGAAATGTACTTTTTTATTCCCTGATGCTTGTTAATTTATGacttcaaataataataataattatcgctTGGATCGACATggaattaacatttttaaaacatttttgaaaaaattatgcatctaatatataaaaatcaatgccacttttcgttgtaattccataactcgagaacggctgaaccgatttcgataattctttttttattatattccttgaagtacgaggatggttcttatgtagagaaaacgttaatatgtaccacgggcgaagccggggcggaccgctagttttatataaaaacaagtttttgtAGATATGCAACTTAAACATCATATAATATGTTGCAATCACGATATAAGTAATGAtatgaaaatgtaattaacCAATGAACtagataattaattcaatCATTTGGCTATTAAACTAACTTTATTATAAGCTGtgccacgcggtttcacctgcgaggctccgctcctgttggtcttagcgtgataatatatagcctatattactcgtggataatgtagctttcgaatggtgaaagaatttttaaaatcggtccagtagtttatgagcctattcattacaatcaaacaaacaaagttttcctctttaaaaTGTGTAGAAAATAAAggattttaattacataaggaacatattaaaaaacaaaatatgatcCCATATTGCAAATGCTTTCTTACTTGTActcaaatatgaaattaaaaaataataattaaagtctGTTGGACATCCTATTCCGATAAtgattatgtaaaatattataaagttaaaatagttAGTACCAGGTTTTCCTACTATCATACTGTATTGTAATACTTATTATCCTAATCTGACCAATTTTGATGGGCTTTCACTGACAGATAGTCAAAGAAATAAagattaaactcaaactcaaacatttatttattgacttcttcgagaagcacttttgatatgtcaatacatatttttaacatttaccacagattcggaaagcagtatctatggagatgaactggcaagaaactccatagttgctcttttaaatcatttcagtattgcacaatttaatttcataaaatatgtaactgtatattatcataaagaactgtcctgtagTTAGTTTgagctactttttattatgcTTTTTCATAAGGATTAGGAAATTTAGGGTTTAGAGGAAAAATTCATTTACGGGTATAAAACCATGAGACGCAGCTagtttgtaatataaataagtagtcTTATGTGTTCAGTCAACGAAACATTTATATTGCAGTTGTATGTTCTAGTTAATAGTTACACTTTTTAAGGTACAAAGAGCAAAACAGAATATAACTAcgccgtctgtctgtctgtctccagGCTATATCTCATAAACCATGATGGCTAGATagctgaaattttcacaaatgatgTATTTCT
The Colias croceus chromosome 30, ilColCroc2.1 genome window above contains:
- the LOC123704793 gene encoding uncharacterized protein LOC123704793 yields the protein MTEQSEDKNTETISNDKPKIEMPPPTSTKVVKRIIAGKHACAACNQAFAQLKRLKYHIRSNHYNLKSKIPIFLKKNVNDVWFERVSNTDNIAEMTKVTEYKLLVRKTEFDETIVNDDTEDVDVSDLYPIEYKKEKIECNECNIVLTRKDYKKHFKKNH